Proteins encoded in a region of the Magallana gigas chromosome 8, xbMagGiga1.1, whole genome shotgun sequence genome:
- the LOC105335273 gene encoding cytochrome P450 1A1 produces the protein MVFTVILVILVLCLLFYAVLEDLYLFKFKRLPPGPLSLPVIGGLHLLGREPYKSVLKMSAKYGDLFSLRLGMRERVVYVVDPEIMKQLFSSPYLADRPEIPFFDIISQDGHGIGSRPYDFIWKLHTRIVHSSISKVIQTQLDDMLHNSLDHLFKILDDTCGNPYAPEESIPTIILMVMGSSIFGHKYSSVHDPRLRLIIWLNDQTTSGLNPFNPINMIPGLKYISLPFFPNYRDLNQAKDKMLAEEFERHWANFDGNLRDIMDTVIKELKSDEDGMKLRQEQGKDFLQPKGLLMSLFTLIVAGQQTLAVNLLWLLLYLAKHQDCQEKIYRELRNNTVGPEDFVHIENKDMFPYTTAFYMETLRFVTSAHLGVPRTASADIPIRGYNIPKGTTVFSNTWSMSRNAKYWSNPDVFLPERFLNINNKDSLSIPGFYIFGYGRRPCTGHQMGRTCLFSFLSNIVNKFHVSLPDGEYPDMKGTANLFIEPPKYKLLFKKRY, from the exons ATATTGGTCATCCTAGTGCTATGCCTCCTGTTTTATGCTGTGTTGGAGGACTTGTACCTCTTCAAGTTCAAAAGACTACCCCCTGGACCACTCTCCTTGCCCGTCATTGGGGGATTGCACCTATTGGGGAGAGAACCATACAAAAGTGTCCTCAAAATGAGTGCCAAATACGGAGACTTATTTAGCCTGAGACTTGGAATGCGTGAGCGGGTTGTATATGTGGTAGATCCAGAAATAATGAaacag CTTTTCAGCTCCCCGTATCTCGCTGATCGACCCGAAATCCCGTTCTTTGACATCATCTCACAAGACGGCCATGGAATTGGATCTCGACCCTACGATTTCATCTGGAAACTGCACACCAGGATTGTTCATTCTAGCATCAGTAAAGTCATTCAGACCCAATTGGATGATATGCTTCACAACTCCTTAGATCACTTGTTTAAAAT ACTTGATGACACGTGCGGTAACCCCTATGCACCAGAAGAAAGTATTCCCACCATTATTCTGATGGTCATGGGCAGTTCCATATTTGGACATAAATACAGCTCCGTGCATGACCCGCGGCTGAGGCTTATTATATGGCTGAATGACCAGACTACCAGCGGTCTTAATCCCTTTAATCCAATTAATATGATACCTGGATTAAAATACATCAGCTTACCTTTTTTCCCAAATTACAGGGACCTTAACCAG GCCAAAGACAAAATGCTTGCGGAGGAATTTGAGCGCCATTGGGCAAATTTTGATGGTAATCTGCGAGACATTATGGATACGGTCATAAAAGAACTGAAAAGTGATGAAGATGGCATGAAGTTAAGACAGGAACAAGGGAAGGACTTCCTACAACCCAAGGGTCTCCTTATGTCTCTGTTTACATTGATAGTTGCag GACAGCAGACTTTGGCCGTTAATCTTCTCTGGTTGCTGCTTTACCTGGCTAAGCATCAGGACTGTCAGGAAAAAATCTACAGGGAGCTTAGAAATAACACGGTGGGCCCTGAAGATTTCGTGCACATTGAAAACAAAGACATGTTTCCCTACACAA CTGCTTTTTATATGGAGACATTGAGATTTGTCACTTCAGCACACCTGGGAGTCCCTAGAACTGCCTCTGCAGACATACCTATCCGAGGGTACAACATTCCTAAAG GTACAACAGTTTTCTCCAATACTTGGAGTATGAGTCGGAATGCCAAGTACTGGTCAAATCCCGACGTGTTTCTCCCTGAGAGATTTCTGAACATTAACAACAAAGACTCCCTCAGCATTCCCGGCTTCTACATTTTTGGGTATGGTCGACGCCCATGTACGGGACATCAGATGGGCAGAACCTGTCTGTTCTCGTTTCTTAGCAACATTGTCAACAAATTTCACGTATCACTTCCGGATGGGGAGTACCCAGACATGAAAGGAACTGCAAACCTGTTCATTGAGCCACCAAAGTACAAGTTGTTATTCAAAAAGAGATACTAA
- the LOC117690290 gene encoding H/ACA ribonucleoprotein complex subunit 2-like protein: MGKEKKEKRKSEGGEEVEEKDGKEAWAEKTKYLSPISKPLASRKLTKRLYKVIKKAQSKKNIVSGIKFVQKSIRKGDHSGIMILAGDVSPIDVISHIPILCEENQIPYCYVPSKTDLGGACGNRRSMTMLIVKPNEDYQDLFEECKTEIQNLPMPI; encoded by the exons atgggaaaagaaaagaaagagaaaagaaaATCTGAAGGAGGAGAAGAGGTAGAGGAAAAGGATGGGAAAGAGGCATGGGCAGAAAAAACGAAGTATCTTAGTCCTATATCAAAGCCACTTGCCAGTCGGAAGTTAACCAAAAGACTGTACAAAGTTATTAAAAAAG CAcaatcaaagaaaaacattgtGTCTGGAATAAAGTTTGTGCAGAAAAGCATCAGGAAAGGGGATCATAGTGG aatAATGATACTGGCAGGGGATGTGTCTCCAATAGATGTCATCTCCCACATTCCTATACTCTGTGAAGAAAATCAAATCCCATACTGCTATGTACCCTCCAAAACG GATCTTGGAGGGGCCTGTGGAAACAGACGATCTATGACCATGTTGATTGTGAAGCCAAATGAAGATTATCAAGATTTGTTTGAGGAGTGCAAGACTGAAATTCAAAACCTTCCCATGCCAATCTAG